A segment of the Sander lucioperca isolate FBNREF2018 chromosome 7, SLUC_FBN_1.2, whole genome shotgun sequence genome:
TTACCCTCATTCAATCCCCAAGGTGCAAGCTGAGCTTCAAGAGTGCTACCTCAAGCCACGTCgggaaagagagaaacaaagaagaGTGAATGTCACTCAGTTTGGCTCTTGCAAATAATTAGTAATGTTCTTAAATGTTAAACACCTCTAAAAACAACTAAGAGGTTACAGAAAAAGATTAGAATAGAGGGACACAGGGCCGATGTGTTCTACCTTACCTTTAAACTGTTAAACCTTCTGCTCTTGGTTTCTAACTCAGCCGTGCACTTTAGTCCTTTATCTGATTACTTGGCAACTAAGAGAAATTCTTTCTATCGGTCCCCATTTAGAGTTACTGATAAGGTGTAACTTGTGCACTGCTCCAAAGAGACTGAGGATGATAGGATGAATGTCTTATTGCCAAAGACATCCAAGCTCCCACACACTATGGAGGGAGTAGACAGACTCAACGTACATGGCAAAGAACACCTTTCTCAATATTGGTAAAgaataaatatttcaaaattATGCAAACACGTGCCACTCTCTTCCATGCATATGGACTATTTACAAATTGAAAAATACAGACTTGCTATTTTGTtcttttgatgattttttttttttcttcttttcccccCTGAAATGTCTTTGCCCCTtcgcaatcaaccaatcaacaTTCAGCCACTCAGACAAGGATCTCACCACATATTGCAGACATGGCCAGGACAATTAAAGCTGTGTTGAAAACATTTTCACACTAATGGGAAAACAAAAGtcaaaatcaaaacagaaaagattcacaagcaaaaaaaaacaaaaaaacaaaaaggaaaataagATAGTTCAGGGGAGGTGTTACAATACAAGCCAAAAGGATGTATTTGTTTAAGgtggattttctgctttctcAAGACTCCACTCTGTTGCTAACAATACTGTAGTACACTTTCTTTTTATTACTCtaccttttatttaaatataatttacttTGAAGATTTTGTTAAACAAATCCaggaaaaatgatgaaaaagtgGTTGGTTTGCCAAAGGAGAGGCGTTAGAAGGCCCGTGCTGCCCTGTTAAATTGCATCAGTGCTCTAGTTTGTCAAGATACTCAAGAGTCCGTTGCATTGGGACGTGTCCTCAATCCTCAATGTACTCCCACAGGTCCTTCTCATAGCCTTCATGCACGTGCTGTAGCAGCACTCTTCGCCTGCTCTCACAGTATCTGTAGagtaacaaaacatttgttaaCATCCATAAACACACAAATGTTAACAGTAACAGTGGCAGGCAGCGATTATTATTCCTTTACTGACCTGTACTTATCTTGTACTTTCTGCTTGATGTCCTGCAAGGAATCCTGGGAGATATCCCGCTCTAGGTAGCCAGACAGAACCTCAGTGGCATTTTCCAGGTCTGCCTGGTTGTTctaatgaacaaaaaaatggataaacaatatttttttgacAGAAATGTCAGTTATCGATGATAATGTCCCCTACACGTTAAAGCATCCCGCATAAGGCCCAGCTCAGACTACAGGAAGTTTGAGCTGATGTCCTCCCATTCGCTCCTCCTAAAGCTGCCTACACGTGATAGGCGGCAAAACTGCTTTGCGCCGgccgttccattgatttcctacACTTTGCGCTGCTCttaaagttcaaattatttcaactttgacctagttgccgCTGACAGCTGTTGTTACCTAGCAACCGGAAATAGCTTACTTGCCACCCTCGATGACCTACCGAATacctgcgctgcgctttgctctgcgccctacctagCGGTGCACAGAGAGCAAATCGCTtttcatgtgtaggcggctttacaATCGAGTGATTAATTTGGTCTTGGGCCTTTGTCAGTGGACCAGTTACAGAGAGAAGAACGATGAATGGAAAAGTGGCAAGAATTTCAGGGGATTTCTGTTTGTCCGCTAGCAAGGTATTCTAATCAGTTATGAATGAATGGCTAAAACTTATAGGGACAAATTTCAACCAATGATTCTAACACCAACAGTTACGAACCACAATTCCATTAGAATGATTAATTCCTCATTTAATGGCAGTGATTACTGTCAAGATCAACACTTTACACTCAAAACTGTTTTGCAAATGGTATTTGTAAATATAATATGAATATTAAAATAGCTTAAGTTATTTATGTCATGCACCATCTGCTCAGAGTTATGCCAACAGTTTCCCTTTTATCATACCTCAAAAATAATGGACTGGTTGTTCTTCTTGAGGTAGAAGGCAAAGACGTAAGTGAACATGAGTGTGGAGCGGCACTGGCACAGCACATCCACAGCCTTCTTCAAAAACTGCACCtcaatccaggacatgttgtgCTGCTGCATCTCCTCCATCTTCTGCTTGACCTGAGCATAGAGCTTGTGCTCAAAGCGCAGGCTCTGCATGTGGTTCATGTAGCGGTTGCAGTAGAACAGGTACCTCTGCAAGGCTGCCCTGGAGCGCTGCACACAAAGCATGGAACTGGCTTTAACTCAAGCATGCTCAACTTGATCATTAGCATTGCAACATATAATGAATGTCTAAGTTGTATTCTGCAGGCATTTCTGGATAGACGCCATTCTTCAGGATGGATGAATCTAACATGTTTAAGATGTGATGGACATTCATTATCAGGCAGACGCAGCAGTATTCCCTCTATTGTTTCCACTCCACTGTTTTTGGATTGACTTCTTAATAGTGTACAGCAGGGTTGCATGAGGAACTGTCACTTGTTTGATTACTTGGAGTAGATTACATTCttataaaattacaaaagtggGATGCTTGGGATGCTGCTGCCTCATTGTGATTAGAAATGCCAGTTACACCTGTGGCAAATATGGCTGAATGTTGCACAATAAAAAAGGGCGTCTTACGAAAGCCCTGAAAggcaaggtgaaaaaaaaaaagttttttggacATCGCCGGCCAAAACCTAAGTTTAAGTCCTACGTACGACTTAAACTTAGGTTTTGGCCATGAATAGTATCTCCTACATAGGAGATACTATCTCGTACTTACGAGTTAAACTTTTACTTCTTAATTAGGCTGTTTTAAGGGCGAGAAAGCCGTGCTAAAGTGCTTAGTGCATTATACAAAGGGAATTGAAAGTTCAGCCAAATGCAGCATAAACAAAAGGGTTTACCTTCTTAGTTAACAAATGTCTCACCCttaaaaccctaaccctaattaaAAAGTAACAGTTTAACTCATACAAACGAGATATGGCCAAAACCTAAGTTTAAAGGAATGCGCCGACTTATAGGGACTTTAGCTTAGTcactgtatcccccagagttagataagtccatacatacccttctcatctctgtgtgtgttgtatctctgtctgacacacccactgctagtttagcacagatgctggaggtaaccggctccatctagcctactgctcccaataagtgacaaaataacgcctaCATTTTCCGATTtatatgttgtgatttgtatagtcacagtgtgtacaaataacaaggtcacatgaaacacagccatcttctaaccgtatacacactgggaactatattctcagaaggcgaagcactgcaacTCCATCcaactgctacttgggcggagtgattagcgcaaaaCCTGAagagcaccgttgttactctctgctcctcaacatggggcttctcaggtgctgcgagcaaatcactccgcccaagtagcagttgGACAGAGTTGCAGTGCAAGTATAAGTGCTTCGCCTTCtaagaatatagttcccagtttgtatacggttagaagatggctgcgtctcatgtgaccttatttgttcacgctgtgactatacaaatcacaacatgtaaataggaaaatgttggcgttattttgtcacttattgggagcagtaggctagatggagccggttacctccagcatctgtgctaaactaggctagcaGTGGctgtgtcagacagagttacgacatgcacggagatgagaagggtatgtatggacttatctaactctgggggatacggtgaataaactaaagtcccaataagtcagcgcGTTCCTTTAAGTCGTACGTAGGACTTAAACTGGCTGAAGGGATGCcgtaaaaacaatttttttcacCTTGCCTTTTAGGGCTTCCGTAGCGTCTTCACCAAAAAGTggacaaattattattataataactatgccattattattattggtatATCCGACAAAATAAAACCGCATGCAAAGATATCTAAATATCAATGTCAATATGAGTGTAATTAATTACCTCCTGAGCATCTCTGGCTGCCTTCGCATCATCTTCATTGTAGCGATTGCAGTTGTACCTGAATAGTCAATGCCAGATCAGAACCATCAACAATGTTTTCCAGAATACCATAACACACATCACTTTTTGACAATATCTTATTTGAATTGATATATTAGACTTccacatatttaaaaaaggctgaagtttttttaattgaaatgaaACGACTCAAAAAGacctacagttgtgttcagaataatagcagtgtgtttaaaaaagtgaataatgctcaaaattcttagaatagcttttaattccataatatcattgcattgggaacactgcacattcaattccaaatcaaaacatgaccaaaattgatcaggtttgtgttatacctttacagaaagtgaagaaaaaggaatattaggctgttccaaaaaatagcagtatttgcatttttctttacaaactcaaacatttactgtataaactgaaaaatgtctcaagggtttgctttactttgaatcactgcactaatatttagttgcataaccattatttctgagaactgcttcacatctgtgttgcatggagtcgaccaacttctggcacctgtgaacaggtattctaGCCcagaactacattccacaattcctctgcattactgggttttgcctcagaaacagcatttttgatgtcaccccacacgttttctatgggattgaggtctggggattgggctggccactccataacatcaatctttgctcgcttactggtgtgttttgggtcattgtcttgttgaaagacccatttcaaaaggcatttcctcttcagcataaggcaacatgacctcttcaagtattttgatgtattgaaactgatccatgatccctggtatgcgataaataggcccaacaccacagtattagaaacatccccataacatgatttttgcaccgcCATGCTTTAcggtcttcacagtgtactgtggtttgaattcagtgcatgggggtcgtcggacactgtctgcggcccctagacccaaaaagaacaattttgctctcatcagtccacagaatgtggccccatttctcctttggccagtcaatgtgtcctttggcacatttcaacctattcagtacatgtctttttttcagcagtgggactttgcgggggcttctagctgatagctttgcttcacatagctttcttctgatcgtaacagtagtcacaggtaactttaagtcttctttgattttcctggagctgatcattggttgagcctttgccattttggctattcttcgatccattcgaatggtagttgaccgttttttcccacgtcgttcaggctttggatgccatttcaaggcatttgaaatcatttttgctgagcagcctataattttctgcacttctttatatgttttcccctctccaatcaactttttaatcaaagtctgctgttccttagagcaatgtctggaacgacccattttgctgagtatttcagtgtgaaatgcactataaccagcatgcacatttgcttccttccttccttaaatatgggccataattgacacctgtttcttcacagaatcaatcaccccactaattgaacacaacactgctattattttgaacatgcccctttcaattacagattcaattacacagaatgagcagcatgcatgtcatgactgttggttttctatgactctacaacacttactagtaaattatttgccatgtagaaatatcacttctaccaaaaaaattgatttatgaggttagtgatgttggactgctattattttgaacacaactgtatttgAAGTAGACTCTAACATGGCACTAGAAGTAACACCATTGTCATTTACTATGTAAaccattagctcttaccaggcTGAGCCATGGGGCTCCCATGGACCCAGGCAGACCCAACAGAACTCAGCTTTGCAGTTCTGGTTTCGACAAACCATGTGATTGCAGCCACCATCTTTCTCAATGGTCACATGGCATTTTGGACACTCCTGTCATGAGAAGAGAGTGATTTTTGTAAGTCTCTGCTCAAGGCCAAGTGTTTTACAAAAATCTAATGTTAAGAGGAATTCAAGCAAAtaagaaacataaaaaacatactTAAAAGTCTGTAGATGTTTAAACTAAAGAATCAATTTGTTTTGGGTAGGTCTTTCATAAGTCTAGAGTTGTGtctgaaacaataataaaaaggcCTGAAGGGTTGGGACCAGGAACATGTCTTTCAAACAAATGAGCTGTTTTGATTGGGCTAACACTTGTTAGTGTGCACTAGAGGTGTGATGAAATCTCGTCCCTCACGTGACGAGAGTTCTCGTCGAGGTAAAAAGTGTCTCACgatatcagtacacaagtgcagagcagcagccttgAAATTAGCAAAGAAAATCCCCTTCTTCAAAATTGAACCCGAAAACTTACTTTTAATATTAAACTAGGCATGTAACAatgattacataattgtctaattgtcaattTCTTTACGGAAtcgcggtttctttgtttaaccgcaattaattgctaacattagctaaggtcttaaagGGTATGACTTTTGagggtaattgttgattttgtttagatatgccaaattgtaattatataagtaaCTATTGGTCGGACTATTgagctaaagctatgctagttgttggcactttgttgttcatagcaacaaaaatgacaagggggGTAACATCTAGAAAAAACGTtttgataataaagaggcattgtttccttcataggctgtgtacctgtgttattacattatctgggtcacataacagcgatataaccaaaagatgtgtCCTGGAATTCatacaaaactttaatttgttaaaaaagtaaataaatgttttttaaaatttgactgaatgatacaattatattgttaatcacaattatttctgagacaattaattgcaaAGTAAAATTTTGAGTTGTTACAGCTCtatattaaacaaagagaaatgttctctgtTCGTCCTATAATGATTATATATCGAtgctagagtagcctacttccttgtttagTGCTGCAATTAATAAAACGcagaagaggagaaaagaacATCTGTCCTCACaaaaatcatctgttgagtgtttgatggtaattaatttgtgctttagaacttaatcaatgtgaaacaatagtaaaataagctttatttctctccgtctactgtacaatgacaaattcaagtaCAAAACAACTGGTCTTAACGGTCTCAACTACTGCCAGAAAACGCTTAGTTATGTTGTAACCTtagttctctgagtgaagaaaCTATCTCTCCAGCGTACATATGGAATAAGTAACAGTCTAActgttagttatacaggagagaagccaatCATTTGAGCTCGTGACAAAACCTTTCAGTGCtcggttttcattttgtgactttcgattgaataaaggactatttttccagtcttatttcttcattgttttctgtaaaatagtgttaaGATCTTGTCTTGTCTCGAGAAGCCAATCTCGTGTCTCGTCTCGTGAGCTGGGTGTCTCGTCCCACCCCTAGTGTGCACTTATCAAATATCGTCAGCATACAAATATGTGATTAAATTTAGGTAGACCTTGCCAAGTGACTGTACAGTCTCTGTTTTCAACATGTTATTGTTGAGTATGACCAGTATTTCCACAATTTAAATTTCTTTGTGATGATCACATTAATTACCTACCAGCATGGAGCAGACAAGAGGGTAAAATAACCGACCACTTTAATTCCATACCTTAGTATTTGCTGCAATCCAGTTTGAAGTTTCACTATCATCATCACATTTCTTAATCCATTTTCTCAACCACTACAAAAGAATTTAAAGAGTGAGAAATCATCACACAACGAATGCTACTCTTAACAGTATTTCACTCAAGAGACTGGAGGAACAGGTTAACATTTCTGTAAGGTGTAAATATTCCTGATTGGCTTACCTTACACTTGACAGGATCATGCCAATTCTCTCCACAGTTGAAGCTGCACCAACAGAAGGCACATAAGTCAAATTCACAAAATGTTAATAATTGCTATTAAACTTACAAAGTCAACATGCAAGTACTGTAGCTGCCAGTTCACAATAGTCTAATACACAACATCAAACCATCTTACCAGAACTGACGGCCACACTTGCATCTCACTGGCTTGGCATCTGGGTACTGGACTTTGACAACATGATGGCAGTCCGGTGCAGGGCACCACTTTAACAGTCGATTGCACTTAAAGAAGTAATGAGAGGTAGAAGATCAACTCATAGTTTCATGAACGCTTAAGTATATGGTCCTTGCTTTTACAAATAGTGCATACAGAATAACCTAACAGCTCAACATCATAAATCAAGGctttatatttcatttcaacatactattaaggagaaaaaaaatctcaaagcTTACCTCTACAAAACTATTCGTAATTAAATGCTGGTACTTCAACTTCACTTTTGAATCTGTTATGAGGCGCCTATAGGAGAGGTCAAATCATTTATTAGCCTTCATTACATAAAATGGATGACTTTGGTAAAAGCTTCCTTTCTTCATATCCAGTGCATAATTCCCAAGGAACGTTTTCCTGAGTAGATCAATGAAGTAAAAtataaattgtatataaataaacagTGAGAATATTAATTTGTCTGACGGCATTAACTATTCCCAAACAACACATTTCCAAATTACAAAACTTGAAAAAGTGCAGGCTTCTAACTAAGAGGTACAACATGTGAAACTAAATATTGACCTTAAACTGGTCAGTGAAAACACTGTCAAGTCTCTTGCTCGCTGGTCAGATCAGAATGTAGGTTAAGACAATTACTGTCAGCTTAAGAGCTGGTACAAGAGATTAGTGTCCATGCTTTCAATATAGAGGTATGTATCAATGCACTACAAGCTGAACATCAACATTTTAAAGTAGTTAAGTAGAGATGTAACTAGAGAGCCCTGCACCAAAAACTCTTTTAGAAGGCAAATGTCAGGTAAAAAAATTCTTCCAATTTACAGCTTCTATTTCTGTTAAATGCACTGtacaaatgtgtaaaaatg
Coding sequences within it:
- the arih1 gene encoding E3 ubiquitin-protein ligase arih1; translated protein: MDSDEGYNYEYDDEEEECSEDSAEEEPEDDTLELGEVELVDPVVAGGERDDCGETGGGGHGPGEEEEEDYRFEVLTAEQILQHMVECIREVNEVIQNPATITRILLSHFNWDKEKLMERYFDGNLDKLFSECHVINPSKKPRIRPPINTRSSAQDMPCQICYLNFPNTYFTGLECGHKFCMQCWGDYLTTKIIEEGMGQTISCPAHSCDILVDDNTVMRLITDSKVKLKYQHLITNSFVECNRLLKWCPAPDCHHVVKVQYPDAKPVRCKCGRQFCFNCGENWHDPVKCKWLRKWIKKCDDDSETSNWIAANTKECPKCHVTIEKDGGCNHMVCRNQNCKAEFCWVCLGPWEPHGSAWYNCNRYNEDDAKAARDAQERSRAALQRYLFYCNRYMNHMQSLRFEHKLYAQVKQKMEEMQQHNMSWIEVQFLKKAVDVLCQCRSTLMFTYVFAFYLKKNNQSIIFENNQADLENATEVLSGYLERDISQDSLQDIKQKVQDKYRYCESRRRVLLQHVHEGYEKDLWEYIED